The genomic segment ttctttctcttgtaaTTGTAACTATTATTGATTTAATATTGTAAACATGTAAGTTAAGATTAAACTAAACTAGCAAGCAAGAAATAACACATTAATTAAGAATAATTGGATCATACCATTGCTTCTTTTGTTTTATCATTAGTAATGCTCTTATCTTTTTTTGAGTAGCAGATTTTGAACATGGTTGCACGTGTTGGCGTACTTGCACCATCTTTTTTCTACAAAAGAcatattgttttaattaaaaagcaaTGAAATTTACCTAATTTtgaaataatattcaaatgttaaTGTTAAAATACTAAATAAATTTTACCTGTAATGCTTTAAGTTGAGCAAAACTCTTGTGCTAGTTGTATGGTTGTATTTTTTTTCTGCACGACTAGTCTTGTTTTTAGCACTCTTTCTCTAAAAGAATATTAAAGATTAAAATTTAGTTAGTAAAAAATTCTTGAAATACAATGAAAATAATGCAAGTTAATAAAAGTTTGAATGAAAAATACCATTGCACTTTCTGTTGCCCAATATTTTATTAGTTACTCCCATTGATCATCATATACTCGTTTgtctttatatttcttttgctcCACAAAAGATAAGTGCTCCAAATAATAAGTTTTTTTAAGATAAGATTTCCAAGTTCTAAGTTTCCTTCCAAAAGTTCTGAAAGTCCAATTCTTAGCATGAGGAGGAATTTCAAATTTTTCCTACAAGAATTTAAACACTGATTATTCACAAATTTAAATATACTAgattgtaataaatacaataaacaaatattGAAATGACATAATACTTACTTCAATCTTTAACATAAAATACCAaattaaataatcatgaaaacaaTAATTAATACCTGTATGATTTTCCACATTCCAAGTTTGTATTTAGCAGGTACCTCATGCCAAGTTTTATAATTAATTGGAGCATTTTTTCCATCCCGTACTAATGTCCCAATAAAGCTTGAAAGTTTGCTTGCACTTTTATCATATGGCTGTCCAAAATCGTTGTAAGTGATTTTTATCTTTTCTTCATCCTGTTTTCCCCATATTTCACGCATTTGTGTAGGGCCTCGAGTTTTCTTTTCACCATTATCATTCATCAACATATTTGAAAATGATTCTATACTATCTTGTGAGGCCAATCTACATTGAATGTATGGATCCATAGCTGTTTTGAAGATTTGAAAAAATAAAGTagttatatataatttacttCATTATAAATTAGCAAAGAAAAAAGGCAAGCAGTGAATAAGCAAGTAGCTAGAAGAAGCAATTTGAAAAAGTTACCAAGCAAAAACAAAGAATTGGAACAAGAACacaaaagtttgatttttgaaaaAGTTTCTACAACACAAATCCAATGAAAGATATGTGTCGGGATCATTTATCATATGGAAAGAAAAATAACATACGATTAATTTCTAGGACTCATTCGTTAGAAAAGAAGCAATAACACAAACtcaatagaatatctaattttcACAAATCTGAATGCATTTATGTCTAAATGTTTGTGTCAGATTCATTAACTTTGAGGAATTTCAAACATATAATgcaaggaagaaaaagaagaatcaCCTGAAATATTAAAATCATTTTAGAAGGTTTGAATTGTTATCAATTGTGTTTGTTCTTCCATTAAGATCTTTGCCACTTGAGCTTCCATATCTATAGTtttcaaaattcaataacaaacaaaatatgaaaataaataggTTAAAAATTATATTCATAGAGAAATTGAGACCAGAAAGTGTGTATATAGTTTTACCATTTTTTTTGTAGTCTTTTTCTCCTTGGTAAGCTTAGTTTAGCCTTCTCCAGATTTGAGATGGGTGATGTCTGAATATTTGAGATGAGTGAGGAAAGAAGAGAATCAAAACTATCTTTTAGGGGTAAAATAATCGTGACATATAGAATAACCGCCATATTTTTTAATACGCGCTCTTTTTAATATGTATTTTTGTTTTACAAAAGatttaatcaaaatttatttatttatttaatttgacaaAAAAATAAATCAGTTTACtttcacataatatatatttattatataaaaacttttttttcttttaatataaacttattatATATAGTTTGAAAAACTGTAAGATATATAAAatcgttttatatatatatattatttatatactgttataaaattaaaaaattgatgTTACGtctatttattttgaaaatatcatatatatatatatattactcatTTTCACACAAGAATAGGTGATATATAtctattcaaatttaaaaaatttaaataaaaactatTCAAAACTAACTTCCAAATTTTTAGAACTAATTTTGATAAATAatcaattttgaataattttagtTAATACTATAGCAAAAATAGAATTAATCACTAAGATTAATTTATATGTATACATAAATATGCTTTCTGTAATCTgtcaaaagaaaaacaaaaatattatattccaTAAAAACAAAAAACGTAAGATATTTTATCATATTAGTTTTTGTATATTCATAATAAATATATGATTATTTATCTTTTAAACATgtcaaattaaaattaatataatttaaatgaaaACTACTTTCGTTATCAATATGTTTTCTAAACAAACTCTAATATCTTTCCtataatagatatatatatatatatatatatcatatattatcaattttaaacaaaaaaaatattagtgATGTAGTatctaattcaaattttaaataaaaaatatttaaaccaacttccatattttaaacttaattttaaattataattactttgaaaattttaatttacaAATAAATATCATGGCTAAGAATAactatatatatgcatgcataTAAAAAGATATATTATAAAATACTTGTTTTGCATCTCTATATCTTACTCTCTCTTTATTGGTCTTCTTACAAAACACTTCATAATACTTGTTTCTCAAACTAAAAGCAACGaaactattaattttttttgaggTAATTCTTATTCTTATGTTTTTCATCTTGTAGAATATAATCAAATCTAAAattaattggatttatatgtgtatttattattttgataaagaatAATGTGCATTCAAATCTAATAAAGcactatttatgatttttttttcaaaaaaataaatcaaaagttTTATTTCATAAGCACCAATATTTTTTcattataatataaattaatttaattttttttcattcgCAGTATTAATGGATAAAAGTTGGATGCACCATTCTAGATTAAGT from the Humulus lupulus chromosome X, drHumLupu1.1, whole genome shotgun sequence genome contains:
- the LOC133806111 gene encoding uncharacterized protein LOC133806111, which translates into the protein MDPYIQCRLASQDSIESFSNMLMNDNGEKKTRGPTQMREIWGKQDEEKIKITYNDFGQPYDKSASKLSSFIGTLVRDGKNAPINYKTWHEVPAKYKLGMWKIIQIEEKFEIPPHAKNWTFRTFGRKLRTWKSYLKKTYYLEHLSFVEQKKYKDKRRKSAKNKTSRAEKKYNHTTSTRKKDGASTPTRATMFKICYSKKDKSITNDKTKEAMLQLQEKEELIEDASKEKSMNDVFSKVMGKEKHGSVRMYGFGVFPSDVWKDKTWRRNQNEYVDTLQSEVNDLRSQVQILTKTILSKQNNGNDKSTLQAINASALHNKETQRQLWFSSSAYDTPVVEVGEVVNLKSVTSEPETSVIGIVLSRDPSKETIGQVVGAPIAWLTTFVVPRESNTQLGDSML